The Microbacterium sp. SORGH_AS_0862 genome has a segment encoding these proteins:
- a CDS encoding carbohydrate ABC transporter permease gives MSETRALVQPVGRRGRRAVAIKRRPRRPIDIAGQTARVVGIVLVVLAFLVPLVWMLLASFKRNLDVVNPDKMFAFEPTLKNYETVFTVQNFLPVIGNSLLVGVGATLLALVIGVPAAYGIARYKVRSTTGFLLMARVIPGVSLLIPWYFLFSQVQLVGSYTVLILTHLFVTMPLVVAIMSSFFDGIPTELEEAAQIDGSSKIGAFVRVVLPLSLPGIATASILSFIFSWNNFLFALVLSSQSTRTLPVAIVNFTSYASVDWGGLMAAAVVITVPVMIVALFAQRYVVSGLTAGATKG, from the coding sequence ATGAGTGAGACCCGCGCCCTCGTCCAGCCCGTCGGCCGCCGCGGCCGTCGCGCTGTCGCCATCAAGCGCCGTCCTCGTCGTCCGATCGACATCGCCGGGCAGACCGCGCGCGTCGTCGGAATCGTCCTCGTCGTGCTGGCCTTCCTCGTGCCGCTCGTGTGGATGCTGCTGGCCAGCTTCAAGCGCAACCTCGACGTCGTGAACCCGGACAAGATGTTCGCGTTCGAGCCGACGCTCAAGAACTACGAGACCGTCTTCACCGTGCAGAACTTCCTGCCGGTCATCGGCAACAGCCTGCTCGTGGGCGTCGGAGCCACGCTGCTCGCGCTCGTGATCGGCGTCCCGGCGGCCTACGGCATCGCCCGGTACAAGGTTCGCAGCACGACCGGCTTCCTGCTGATGGCGCGCGTGATCCCCGGTGTGAGCCTGCTGATCCCGTGGTACTTCCTCTTCTCACAGGTGCAGCTCGTCGGCAGCTACACGGTGCTGATCCTGACGCACCTGTTCGTGACGATGCCGCTCGTGGTGGCCATCATGTCGAGCTTCTTCGACGGCATCCCGACCGAGCTGGAGGAGGCCGCGCAGATCGACGGCTCGAGCAAGATCGGCGCCTTCGTCCGCGTCGTGCTTCCCCTGTCGCTGCCCGGCATCGCGACCGCGTCGATCCTGTCGTTCATCTTCAGCTGGAACAACTTCCTGTTCGCCCTGGTGCTCTCCAGCCAGTCCACCCGCACGCTGCCCGTCGCGATCGTGAACTTCACGAGCTACGCGTCGGTCGACTGGGGCGGTCTGATGGCCGCCGCGGTGGTCATCACGGTCCCGGTCATGATCGTCGCGCTGTTCGCGCAGCGCTACGTCGTCAGCGGTCTGACCGCCGGCGCGACCAAGGGCTGA
- a CDS encoding carbohydrate ABC transporter permease, whose translation MSSLTARRSTFGNRALNWIDARLKWILIVPSVLFIALLIAFPIGYTVFLSLTDSAGAVTRPFSFVGLDNYVTWLGDTDRFWPAVGRTAYFTILALGIELILGLAIALLLRKTFRGQGLVRVFILLPLVATPVAVGMMWLLIFEPSIGFANSVMQFLGLPRQGWLSDPSTALNTLVFIDVWQWTPMVILILLAGLSTLPEEPDEAARVDGANAWQRFRHITLPLLAPVIGAAAILRSIDAMKTFDIIYATKGIGGGSSHEAETLNILAYGQAFQFSQYGKASALLILFFLLIVVVLLALAILRKKGTRV comes from the coding sequence GTGTCCTCGCTCACCGCGCGCAGGTCGACGTTCGGCAACCGCGCACTCAACTGGATCGACGCTCGTCTGAAGTGGATCCTGATCGTCCCGTCGGTGCTGTTCATCGCGCTGCTGATCGCCTTCCCGATCGGCTACACGGTCTTCCTCTCCCTCACCGACTCGGCGGGCGCGGTCACCCGGCCCTTCTCGTTCGTCGGACTCGACAACTACGTCACCTGGCTCGGCGACACCGACCGGTTCTGGCCTGCCGTCGGTCGCACGGCCTACTTCACGATCCTGGCACTGGGCATCGAGCTCATCCTGGGTCTCGCGATCGCGCTCCTGCTGCGCAAGACCTTCCGTGGTCAGGGCCTGGTGCGCGTGTTCATCCTGCTGCCGCTGGTGGCCACGCCCGTCGCCGTCGGCATGATGTGGCTGCTGATCTTCGAGCCCTCCATCGGCTTCGCCAACAGCGTCATGCAGTTCCTCGGCCTTCCGCGCCAAGGCTGGCTGAGCGATCCCTCGACCGCGTTGAACACCCTCGTCTTCATCGACGTCTGGCAGTGGACGCCGATGGTCATCCTGATCCTCCTGGCGGGCCTGTCGACCCTGCCGGAAGAGCCCGACGAGGCGGCGCGGGTGGACGGCGCCAACGCGTGGCAGCGCTTCCGTCACATCACCCTGCCGCTGCTCGCGCCGGTGATCGGTGCGGCCGCCATCCTCCGCTCCATCGACGCGATGAAGACCTTCGACATCATCTACGCCACCAAGGGCATCGGAGGCGGCTCGAGCCATGAGGCCGAGACGCTCAACATCCTCGCCTACGGGCAGGCTTTCCAGTTCTCGCAGTACGGCAAGGCGTCGGCGCTGCTGATCCTCTTCTTCCTGCTGATCGTGGTGGTGCTGCTGGCCCTCGCGATCCTTCGCAAGAAAGGAACCCGGGTATGA
- a CDS encoding sugar ABC transporter substrate-binding protein, producing the protein MFTTRRPRRLVIGIAAGAVAALGLTACAGGAGDAGDSADVSEITVVAANSPWVEGLKTLGTQYEQETGVKVNIEAYGNEQLNDNYKVKLNAQSADFDVMAFQVQDVMREFSRNGWLTDMTEQVESDADWNWEDFQSAARDAVELDGVVYGVPVMTERQIVYYRTDLLEAAGIPVPKTLDELKSAAAALNDPDNGMYGIAMRGSRVPLVTQLSSFLYSFGGDFQDEDGNASVDTPEAKKAYEFYGDLLRESGPPGATNMGWVEASALFAQGKAAFYIDADSQAYTFLDADNSAVVDTVGFAQFPEGPAGSKFYNIVPQTIGINAFSKKKEAAWEFIKWVTNEENTKWLLANETVPGARESAWNDAEATASFPAGLVEIIQNVGDHGVGHDRPQLEQVAAAREIVGGPAITAIEGGDVADAAKTANTQFQELLDSEK; encoded by the coding sequence ATGTTCACGACACGCAGACCCCGTCGGCTGGTCATCGGTATCGCTGCCGGCGCCGTCGCGGCCCTGGGCCTGACCGCCTGCGCCGGCGGCGCAGGCGACGCGGGCGACTCCGCCGACGTCTCCGAGATCACGGTCGTCGCCGCAAACAGCCCCTGGGTCGAAGGTCTGAAGACCCTCGGCACCCAGTACGAGCAGGAAACCGGCGTCAAGGTCAACATCGAGGCCTACGGCAACGAGCAGCTCAACGACAACTACAAGGTCAAGCTCAACGCGCAGTCCGCCGACTTCGACGTCATGGCCTTCCAGGTGCAGGACGTCATGCGCGAGTTCTCGCGCAACGGCTGGCTCACCGACATGACCGAGCAGGTCGAGAGCGACGCAGACTGGAACTGGGAGGACTTCCAGTCCGCCGCCCGTGACGCGGTGGAGCTCGACGGGGTCGTCTACGGCGTTCCCGTCATGACCGAGCGTCAGATCGTCTACTACCGCACCGACCTGCTCGAGGCCGCGGGCATCCCCGTGCCCAAGACGCTCGACGAGCTGAAGTCGGCGGCCGCCGCCCTCAACGACCCGGACAACGGCATGTACGGAATCGCCATGCGCGGCTCCCGCGTGCCGCTGGTCACGCAGCTGTCATCGTTCCTCTACAGCTTCGGCGGCGACTTCCAGGACGAAGACGGCAACGCCAGCGTCGACACCCCGGAGGCGAAGAAGGCCTACGAGTTCTACGGCGACCTGCTGCGCGAGTCGGGCCCTCCCGGAGCCACCAACATGGGCTGGGTCGAGGCGTCCGCGCTCTTCGCGCAGGGCAAGGCGGCGTTCTACATCGACGCGGACAGCCAGGCGTACACCTTCCTGGACGCCGACAACAGCGCCGTCGTCGACACGGTCGGCTTCGCGCAGTTCCCCGAGGGACCGGCCGGCTCGAAGTTCTACAATATCGTCCCGCAGACCATCGGCATCAACGCCTTCTCCAAGAAGAAGGAGGCCGCGTGGGAGTTCATCAAGTGGGTGACCAACGAGGAGAACACCAAGTGGCTGCTGGCCAACGAGACGGTGCCCGGCGCGCGTGAATCGGCCTGGAACGACGCCGAGGCCACCGCATCCTTCCCCGCCGGTCTCGTCGAGATCATCCAGAACGTGGGCGACCACGGCGTCGGCCACGACCGTCCGCAGCTGGAGCAGGTCGCCGCGGCCCGCGAGATCGTCGGCGGCCCCGCCATCACCGCGATCGAGGGGGGCGACGTCGCAGACGCCGCCAAGACCGCGAACACGCAGTTCCAGGAACTGCTCGACTCCGAGAAGTGA
- a CDS encoding phosphoglycerate dehydrogenase produces MAGHDSTAPVGAGRTVIVGPVRYPALCASGRALLLEHGFTLVENESTVPWTAQELHARIADADAAVAGVEVYDADALDRAGRLQIISRLGVGLDNIDLDAARARDIRVVNVPGGNAAAVAELAIGFMLALLRRIPELDAATKNGRWDRYVGRELAGKSIGLIGFGAIAQTVARRLVGFDVDLVAFDPFADRQAAERLGVRIVDRVTDVVRDVDIVSVHAPHTPDTHHTVDDGLIAAMRPGTLLINTSRGGLVDEAALVRGLASGRIGGVGLDVFEVEPVAADNPLFSFPNVVVAPHAAADSAEAYERIGLATAQAIVDVFAGRVPAALAF; encoded by the coding sequence ATGGCAGGACACGATTCGACCGCACCGGTGGGTGCAGGTCGCACCGTCATCGTCGGACCGGTCCGTTACCCGGCCCTCTGCGCCTCCGGCCGTGCGCTGCTTCTCGAGCACGGCTTCACGCTCGTCGAGAACGAGTCCACCGTGCCGTGGACGGCCCAGGAACTGCACGCACGCATCGCGGATGCGGACGCCGCCGTCGCCGGCGTCGAGGTCTACGACGCCGATGCCCTCGACCGCGCCGGCCGGCTGCAGATCATCTCGCGCCTCGGCGTGGGACTCGACAACATCGACCTCGACGCAGCCCGCGCCCGCGACATCCGCGTCGTGAACGTCCCCGGCGGCAATGCCGCGGCGGTCGCCGAACTGGCCATCGGCTTCATGCTGGCTCTGCTGCGCCGCATCCCCGAGCTCGACGCCGCGACCAAGAACGGTCGATGGGACCGCTACGTCGGCCGCGAGCTCGCGGGCAAGAGCATCGGCCTCATCGGTTTCGGCGCCATCGCGCAGACCGTCGCCCGCCGTCTCGTCGGCTTCGACGTCGACCTCGTGGCCTTCGACCCGTTCGCCGACCGCCAGGCGGCCGAGCGCCTGGGTGTGCGCATCGTCGACCGTGTCACGGATGTCGTGCGCGACGTCGACATCGTCTCGGTGCACGCTCCGCACACGCCCGACACCCACCACACGGTCGATGACGGGCTGATCGCGGCGATGCGTCCCGGCACCCTCCTCATCAACACGAGCCGCGGCGGCCTCGTCGACGAGGCGGCGCTCGTGCGCGGACTCGCGTCCGGCCGCATCGGCGGGGTAGGACTGGACGTGTTCGAGGTGGAGCCCGTCGCCGCGGACAACCCCCTCTTCTCCTTCCCCAACGTCGTCGTCGCCCCCCACGCCGCCGCCGACAGTGCGGAGGCGTACGAGCGCATCGGCCTCGCCACCGCGCAGGCCATCGTCGACGTCTTCGCGGGTCGTGTGCCCGCCGCCCTCGCCTTCTGA
- a CDS encoding GntR family transcriptional regulator, which translates to MSDLRPLAMGDQIAHRLRVEIIKGIIPADTHLAEDALATRFDVSRGPVRDALRHLEAEGLVEDRRKRIYTRAVGMTDIEELYMLREVLESLAIRLAIANASSKDWDRVQAIVDDMAAAAESDDGERFADADMQFHTSFYVNARNRRLMEAWRPYQRIFAILFELSDTSDIASATADHQGFLDVIRTGDADAAVKRLHLHLTLAKGHVRDALRSLPDAAH; encoded by the coding sequence GTGTCCGATCTCCGCCCCCTTGCGATGGGTGACCAGATAGCCCATCGCCTTCGCGTCGAGATCATCAAGGGGATCATCCCCGCCGACACGCACCTCGCGGAGGACGCCCTCGCCACGCGTTTCGACGTCAGCCGTGGTCCGGTGCGCGATGCCCTGCGCCACCTGGAGGCGGAGGGCCTGGTCGAGGACCGTCGCAAACGGATCTATACCCGTGCGGTCGGCATGACCGACATCGAAGAGCTGTACATGCTGCGCGAGGTGCTGGAGTCCCTCGCCATCCGGCTCGCCATCGCCAACGCCAGCTCCAAGGACTGGGACCGTGTGCAGGCGATCGTCGACGACATGGCGGCGGCCGCCGAGAGCGACGACGGCGAGCGCTTCGCGGATGCGGACATGCAGTTCCACACGAGCTTCTACGTCAACGCGCGCAACCGTCGGCTGATGGAGGCGTGGCGCCCGTATCAGCGCATCTTCGCCATCCTGTTCGAGCTCAGCGACACGAGCGACATCGCCTCGGCAACCGCCGATCATCAGGGCTTTCTCGATGTGATCCGCACCGGTGATGCCGACGCCGCCGTCAAGCGGCTGCACCTTCACCTGACCCTGGCCAAGGGTCACGTGCGCGACGCCCTGCGCAGCCTGCCCGACGCCGCTCACTGA